In a single window of the Magnolia sinica isolate HGM2019 chromosome 7, MsV1, whole genome shotgun sequence genome:
- the LOC131251402 gene encoding CLP protease regulatory subunit CLPX1, mitochondrial-like isoform X4 yields the protein MLEGTVVNIPEEGGRKHPRSDDIQIDTKDILFICGSAFIDLEKTISKRRQDSSIGFGAPVRANMRAGGLTNAAVTSSLLESLESGDLIAYGLIPEFIGRFPILVSLSALNEDQLVQVM from the exons ATGCTAGAAGGAACA GTCGTCAACATCCCAGAGGAGGGAGGTCGTAAGCATCCTCGAAGTGACGATATTCAG ATTGACACGAAGGATATTCTCTTCATATGCGGCAGTGCTTTTATTGACTTAGAAAAGACAATCTCAAAAAG GCGTCAAGATTCTTCTATAGGATTTGGAGCCCCGGTACGTGCAAACATGAGGGCTGGTGGTCTAACAAATGCTGCTGTGACATCATCTCTACTAGAATCA CTTGAAAGTGGTGATCTTATTGCATATGGTTTGATACcagaatttattggacggtttcCAATACTCGTTAGTTTGTCAGCTCTAAACGAGGACCAACTTGTTCAG GTTATGTGA
- the LOC131251402 gene encoding CLP protease regulatory subunit CLPX1, mitochondrial-like isoform X2 produces the protein MLEGTVVNIPEEGGRKHPRSDDIQIDTKDILFICGSAFIDLEKTISKRRQDSSIGFGAPVRANMRAGGLTNAAVTSSLLESLESGDLIAYGLIPEFIGRFPILVSLSALNEDQLVQVVIFGMSSALCVFMWISMNSGLQSGN, from the exons ATGCTAGAAGGAACA GTCGTCAACATCCCAGAGGAGGGAGGTCGTAAGCATCCTCGAAGTGACGATATTCAG ATTGACACGAAGGATATTCTCTTCATATGCGGCAGTGCTTTTATTGACTTAGAAAAGACAATCTCAAAAAG GCGTCAAGATTCTTCTATAGGATTTGGAGCCCCGGTACGTGCAAACATGAGGGCTGGTGGTCTAACAAATGCTGCTGTGACATCATCTCTACTAGAATCA CTTGAAAGTGGTGATCTTATTGCATATGGTTTGATACcagaatttattggacggtttcCAATACTCGTTAGTTTGTCAGCTCTAAACGAGGACCAACTTGTTCAGGTAGTTATCTTTGGCATGAGCTCTGCTCTGTGTGTGTTTATGTGGATCTCCATGAATTCGG